The Bacillota bacterium genome includes a window with the following:
- a CDS encoding class I SAM-dependent methyltransferase: MKTGTETIKRRYDRTASFYDWMDFMIKDDVRKEVIGSARGKVLEVGVGTGKNLPFYRQDCEVTGIDFSPQMLKRARQRAKKLDLQVNLRELDAQEMDFPADSFDTVVATCVFCSVPDPVQGLKEIRRVCKPDGQVILLEHVRSENPVLGKIMDILNPISLHMVGSNINRRTVENASRAGLNLESVQKKGGSNILKLIIASPGDWENEENTCH; this comes from the coding sequence ATGAAAACGGGCACCGAAACAATAAAGCGACGATATGACCGCACAGCCAGTTTTTATGACTGGATGGATTTCATGATCAAAGATGACGTGAGAAAAGAGGTAATAGGCTCAGCCCGGGGGAAGGTGCTGGAGGTGGGGGTTGGTACAGGCAAAAACCTTCCCTTTTATAGACAGGATTGCGAAGTCACCGGTATAGATTTCAGCCCTCAAATGCTCAAGCGCGCCCGGCAGAGAGCGAAAAAGCTGGATCTTCAGGTGAATTTGAGGGAATTGGATGCCCAGGAGATGGATTTCCCCGCAGATAGTTTTGACACTGTGGTGGCAACGTGTGTTTTTTGTTCCGTTCCTGATCCTGTTCAAGGATTAAAAGAGATTAGACGAGTATGTAAGCCGGACGGGCAGGTGATTTTGTTGGAACATGTGCGAAGTGAAAACCCTGTATTGGGCAAAATTATGGATATTTTGAATCCCATTTCTCTTCATATGGTCGGCTCCAATATAAATCGCCGTACGGTGGAAAATGCCTCCAGAGCAGGACTAAACTTAGAATCTGTGCAGAAAAAAGGAGGCAGTAATATATTAAAGCTAATAATTGCCTCGCCCGGTGATTGGGAAAACGAAGAGAATACATGTCATTAG